The Anguilla rostrata isolate EN2019 chromosome 18, ASM1855537v3, whole genome shotgun sequence genome has a window encoding:
- the LOC135244715 gene encoding octopamine receptor 1, whose product MDQLNGRSDSSDSLIAELRLAAANSTVKMLHALPRTKLFLEVLIVLMCLGAVTGNILVILIVAATKTFHSVTSVLIINLAISDLLVGIGVMPFVAVSVMNDAWVSCADLCLYVGYTSSVYCTASVLTLAAIALDRYRSIIDCLRYSSQCTLCRKGAAVLWIWLQAMVTSCPPLLGWSEMDYVGPMYICTFKWSSSPSYTVFMSVLCFLLPAAVILFCYVRIVKVARGHARRIHDLEDHLQRSRGLPAGSGAPGPNPAHLQPHPFWDTPTSSRLVYYLSGRIVPEAHLDRSHPGPVLPDQSCSVTGTLNTGGRRLRSLLTQLQASGPQHHHQQGSQQHHGVVRLLVVIAAFFLCWTPFVGVMLVQAVETALSRPSSVIPPDVITFAYWLLLLNSDINPLLYALLSKRFQGALKSLRRKLRAWLRTAVGRGGDGADEGEHGNHEPCSVTATNHLPQFSSNNAPSDRTNRSSVFSVDSNCTEVCKEPLSGIFLPGSSSSSSSSSSSVWQNGGRGRNVDRLQVPSKPQEGDRLPFSAATKDRQATFFFGQITVKVEHAAD is encoded by the exons ATGGATCAGCTCAATGGACGGTCGGACTCTAGTGACTCTCTTATTGCTGAACTGCGACTGGCTGCAGCCAACTCCACGGTGAAAATGTTACATGCCTTACCTCGAACCAAGCTGTTCTTGGAAGTATTGATCGTGCTGATGTGTTTGGGCGCGGTGACAG GTAACATTCTGGTGATCCTGATAGTGGCGGCAACGAAGACATTTCATTCGGTGACGTCAGTCCTCATCATCAATCTGGCCATCAGCGACTTGCTCGTGGGCATTGGGGTCATGCCCTTTGTGGCTGTATCGGTCATGAATGACGCCTGGGTCAGCTGTGCG GACCTGTGTCTGTACGTCGGCTACACCTCCTCGGTGTACTGCACGGCCTCCGTGCTGACGCTGGCCGCCATCGCCCTGGACCGCTACCGCTCCATCATCGACTGCCTGCGGTACAGCTCGCAGTGCACGCTGTGCCGCAAGGGCGCGGCGGTGCTGTGGATCTGGCTCCAGGCCATGGTGACCAGCTGCCCCCCTCTCCTGGGCTGGAGCGAGATGGACTACGTGGGCCCCATGTACATCTGCACCTTCAAATGGTCCAGCAGTCCCAGCTACACTGTGTTCATGTCCGTCCTGTGCTTCCTGCTGCCCGCGGCGGTCATCCTCTTCTGCTACGTGCGGATCGTGAAGGTCGCCCGGGGTCACGCCCGGAGGATCCACGACCTGGAGGACCACCTGCAGCGCAGCAGGGGGCTGCCGGCTGGCTCCGGCGCGCCCGGccctaaccccgcccacctccaGCCTCACCCTTTCTGGGACACGCCCACCTCCTCCCGGCTGGTCTACTACCTGAGCGGGAGGATTGTTCCGGAAGCCCACCTGGACAGGAGCCACCCCGGTCCTGTCCTCCCTGACCAGTCGTGCAGCGTGACGGGCACACTCAACACCGGCGGCAGGCGACTGCGCTCGCTTCTCACGCAGCTGCAGGCCAGCGGCCCTCAGCACCACCATCAGCAGGGCTCCCAGCAGCACCATGGCGTGGTGCGGCTGCTCGTGGTCATCGCCGCCTTCTTCCTGTGCTGGACGCCGTTCGTGGGCGTGATGCTGGTGCAGGCCGTGGAGACGGCCCTGTCCCGCCCGTCCAGCGTGATCCCGCCCGACGTCATCACCTTCGCCTACTGGCTCCTTCTGCTCAACTCCGACATCAACCCGCTGCTGTACGCGCTGCTCAGCAAGCGCTTCCAGGGGGCGCTCAAGAGCTTGAGGCGCAAGCTGCGGGCCTGGCTGAGAACTGCCGTcgggagaggaggagatgggGCGGACGAGGGGGAGCACGGAAACCACGAGCCTTGCTCCGTCACGGCAACCAATCACCTCCCCCAGTTTAGCTCCAACAACGCCCCCTCAGACAGGACCAACCGCTCCTCTGTCTTCTCTGTGGACTCAAACTGCACCGAAGTGTGCAAGGAGCCTCTGAGCGGAATCTTCCTTCCTGgcagttcctcctcctcctcctcctcctcttcctctgtatGGCAAaatgggggcagggggaggaatGTGGACAGGCTGCAGGTCCCCTCCAAGCCCCAAGAGGGGGATAGACTCCCTTTCTCAGCAGCTACCAAGGACAGGCAAGCAACTTTCTTTTTTGGCCAGATTACTGTCAAGGTGGAACATGCTGCGGACTGA
- the tarbp1 gene encoding probable methyltransferase TARBP1 codes for MSSVLINALLSNCPDPEIVLSKLYFTTDSWPEIERVEALTTLIDTVGKLPDYGEESNGDKPRACNSAAAAVKRERFVTNVQNVIWNQCLPLLYKLPNENETLQSDPTTGTSKELLNALYGLLAVCVGLCGTEVPGRLVNIILPVLDVSEGTLEGKTLLSVDVAIEVLAVVLPAVSSDNQLTARILSSAFNCIKTRSDTQVSKTVVRVLFTVLNSCSDGERRADVLRRIWCDLRTWHASDSSATVTARTLLCLTALSDYLFPPDRPTLHPVEADPRLSSQFWKIIQEGLTHRDNLARKRALYLLKRCVMISEEDRVEFCCASPEGQIVFRWAPNRSQLLREFWEDYALIMETLDETQIHLVRPVLNRINTLIEATVSDSEDSALLHPSWLECVYQRMFHSENKTIMREGVCHLLDMQVIRCPAFALAFAQFIVGPFLDVLAESSLFHRSSNQIIGERPDFGTKLEAFMVTFFSALPQENRGGVLLQLVQRMGSRHWCAVPILFLSQALSRLLPCPVLDLQGLHALREVLRCTMITHQVLLRGAAQCYLLHSALCLTDVTAVTLAEVFGFLAHFQAEESLCRGTALWDQVCDWLLDCEGRFKHILRDGDSNPGPGSEGSVRSFVQSQLEAFLRVPASVDVSASVPDPREAESLARAILLSADMQRQGPGENQPGGLEELLRPLLDTLTRLSTNVYLPLSKTDKSLQLLLRLLQLCHRGGGRSTQKVDGVLVAVETSMLAVAEPVQEFLLRRLSGELCELCDVDRCALYLSVLRELVRLYGAVGWHRTSRLAGFAPPLIRNCLRTLQGPEEENPSVSGQVGRAVSMASLAQLCELGEEHREDLHPEAMRALSSVAGLFLPSSSASSSSSPTNPIQTLRKPAASTTNLEGGHDEGPDLRGWGRMAAHFVRDQWTCLRFVLAFRVPPGPALAPPAPVVLGAAMEALAVLTSDLVLPVLDCMTALLPQVVLSEEALTVEAVTLAWKVVLGLSSNPHDFWPVLEGFVRFGFDRSLLELTDTEAPRLSATVRQIASELLELSEVKTGVFNVLIRHCCHTWLPSDPGSESQRDACFSSALKHVDILAEACVYGPVFRRDQRLVQEVQTYVEQLGEECAANTAVTSDSRDEQFPRVCAMAFLSRLDASCALHERLMEELVLLLLRKDQEISKSKVRYYSNSLQHRVKNRVWQTLLVLLPKLREGFVETVLGRVCEAGFCSNQASVKYLIEWMTLLVLCRHPALIDSLWACFSVDQEKTKTSICTFLSVLVHLDIILPGVQDKAKQWQKAVDVILQWCFSHNFSVRLYALLALKRVWGLEGPRALAEDTAGGPGGLRGLAAVVQACLQQAEAMQSTGNAMKNWTRIQEHFFFGAFHPLEDYSMETIFHTFPSLSELADDEWIPPWKFERLVDFAHSSVLPLRNPTQDLSQLQPGDWIQQDKDGEKEERWVEVQKKITPWRLSIQDQDPELQLVPQQRAARLGKLHSALLVVASLIDKPTNLGGLCRTCEIFGANALVMDSLHHIKDRNFQALSVSAELWLPLLEVKPGELSDFLQVKKREGYCIVGVEQTAYSQSLLDYCFPEKSLLLLGNEREGIPANLLQLLDVCVEIPQQGITRSLNVHVSAALLVWEYTRQHLIPGAQPVVTSDS; via the exons GGACGTGTCCGAAGGCACCCTGGAAGGAAAAACCCTTCTGAGTGTAGACGTTGCCATCGAGGTCTTAGCTGTTGTTCTACCTGCCGTTTCGTCCGACAATCAGTTGACAGCGAGAATACTTTCTTCTGCCTTCAACTGTATCAAGACACGATCGGACACGCAGGTTTCCAAAACCGTGGTCCGGGTATTATTTACTGTCCTGAATAGTTGCAGCGATGGCGAGAGGAGGGCAGACGTGCTTCGGCGCATCTGGTGTGACTTGCGCACCTGGCACGCGAGTGATAGCTCGGCGACAGTTACGGCTCGCACCTTGCTGTGTCTGACAGCACTGTCAGACTACCTGTTCCCACCAGACAGACCGACTCTTCACCCGGTCGAGGCTGACCCTCGCCTTTCATCTCAGTTCTGGAAGATAATTCAAGAGGGACTAACGCACAGAGACAACCTCGCGCGCAAACGGGCTCTGTACCTTCTGAAGAGATGTGTGATGATATCAGAGGAGGATAGGGTGGAGTTTTGCTGTGCATCTCCAGAAG GTCAGATTGTCTTCAGATGGGCTCCAAACAGGAGCCAGCTACTCCGGGAATTCTGGGAAGACTACGCTTTGATTATGGAGACCCTAGATGAAACCCAA ATACATTTGGTCCGGCCTGTACTCAACAGGATCAATACATTGATCGAAGCTACTGTGAGTGATAGTGAAG ACAGTGCCCTGCTACACCCCTCTTGGCTGGAGTGTGTGTACCAGCGCATGTTCCACAGTGAGAATAAGACCATTATGAGGGAGGGCGTGTGCCACCTGCTGGATATGCAGGTTATACGCTGCCCTGCCTTTGCCTTGGCTTTTGCACAG TTTATTGTTGGTCCCTTCTTGGACGTCTTGGCTGAGAGCTCACTCTTCCACAG ATCATCCAACCAGATTATTGGGGAGCGCCCCGATTTTGGGACCAAGCTTGAGGCCTTCATGGTGACCTTCTTCAGTGCTCTGCCCCAGGAGAACAGAG GTGgtgtcctgctgcagctggtccAGCGGATGGGATCTCGCCACTGGTGTGCTGTGcccatcctcttcctctcccaggCCCTGTCACGTCTGTTACCCTGCCCCGTCCTGGATCTGCAGGGTCTGCATGCGTTAAG GGAGGTGCTGCGCTGCACCATGATCACTCACCAGGTCCTGCTAAGGGGAGCAGCCCAGTGCTACCTGCTGCACAGCGCCCTCTGCCTTACAGATGTG ACTGCTGTGACGCTGGCTGAGGTCTTTGGGTTTCTGGCACACTTCCAGGCAGAGGAGTCGCTGTGCCGGGGGACTGCGCTCTGGGATCAG GTGTGTGACTGGCTGCTGGACTGTGAGGGAAGATTTAAGCACATTCTCAGAGAcggggattcgaacccagggcCTGGCTCTGAGGGGTCGGTGCGGAGCTTCGTCCAGAGCCAGCTGGAGGCCTTCCTCAGGGTCCCAGCCAGCGTCG ATGTAAGTGCCAGCGTACCAGACCCTAGGGAGGCGGAGTCTTTGGCCCGAGCGATCCTCCTCTCTGCCGACATGCAGAGACAGGGACCTGGTGAGAACCAGCCAGGTGGACTGGAGGAGTTactgcgccccctgctggacacgCTGACCAGACTCAGCACCAACGTCTACCTCCCCCTCAGCAAGACGGACAAGAGCCTGCAACTTCTGCTGCGGCTGCTCCAGCTGTGTCACAGGGGAGGCGGCCGGAGCACACAGAAAG TGGATGGGGTCTTAGTCGCCGTGGAAACATCCATGTTGGCCGTGGCTGAGCCGGTGCAGGAGTTCCTTTTGCGAAGGTTGAGTGGGGAGCTGTGTGAG CTCTGCGATGTGGACCGGTGCGCTCTGTATCTCTCGGTCCTGAGGGAGCTGGTCCGGCTCTACGGCGCGGTCGGATGGCACCGCACCAGTCGGCTGGCAGGGTTCGCCCCGCCTCTGATCCGTAACTGCCTGAGGACGCTGCAGGGACCAGAGGAGGAG AATCCTTCTGTCAGCGGGCAGGTGGGCAGAGCAGTGAGCATGGCATCCTTAGCCCAGCTCTGTGAGCTGGGAGAGGAGCATCGGGAGGACCTCCACCCTGAAGCCATGCGAGCGCTCTCCTCTGTAGCGGggctcttcctcccctcctcttctgcatcctcctcttcctcaccgaCCAACCCCATCCAGACCCTGCGCAAGCCTGCAGCTTCAACCACCAACCTGGAGGG GGGTCACGATGAGGGCCCTGACCTGCGGGGGTGGGGTCGCATGGCGGCCCACTTTGTGCGGGACCAGTGGACCTGCCTGCGCTTCGTCCTGGCCTTCCGGGTCCCGCCTGGGCCCGCActggcccccccggcccccgtgGTTCTGGGAGCCGCGATGGAGGCGCTGGCTGTCCTGACCAGTGACCTGGTTCTGCCTGTCCTGGACTGCATGACTGCCCTGCTGCCCCAG GTGGTGCTGTCTGAAGAGGCTTTGACTGTGGAGGCAGTGACCCTGGCCTGGAAGGTGGTGCTGGGCCTGAGCAGTAACCCTCATGATTTCTGGCCTGTTCTGGAAGGCTTTGTGCGGTTCGGCTTTGACCGCAGCCTGCTGGAGCTAACAGACACAGAGGCACCGAGGCTCTCCGCCACTGTGCGGCAG ATTGCCTCTGAGCTATTGGAGCTGTCCGAGGTCAAGACGGGCGTGTTCAACGTGTTGATCCGGCACTGCTGCCATACCTGGCTGCCCTCTGACCCCGGAAGTGAAAGCCAGAGGGACGCCTGCTTCTCCAGTGCTCTCAAACATGTGGACATCTTGGCCGAAGCCTGTGTGTACGGGCCCGTGTTCAGGAGGGAtcagag GCTGGTCCAGGAAGTGCAGACGTATGTGGAACAGCTCGGAGAGGAGTGTGCAGCAAACACAGCCGTGACCAG tgacAGCAGAGATGAGCAGTTCCCTCGTGTCTGTGCGATGGCGTTCCTCAGCAGGCTGGATGCCTCCTGTGCTCTGCATGAAAGATTGATGGAGGAGctggttctgctgctgctaaGAAAG GATCAGGAAATATCTAAGTCGAAAGTGCGTTACTATAGTAACTCCCTTCAGCATCGAGTGAAGAACAGGGTGTGGCAGACTCTGCTGGTACTGCTGCCCAAACTGAGAGAG GGGTTTGTGGAGACCGTGCTGGGCCGGGTGTGCGAGGCGGGCTTCTGCAGCAACCAGGCCTCGGTGAAGTACCTGATCGAGTGGATGACCCTGCTGGTCCTCTGCAGGCACCCTGCCCTGATAGACAGTCTGTGGGCCTGCTTCAGCGTG gatcAAGAGAAGACCAAGACTAGTATCTGTACCTTCCTGTCTGTACTGGTGCACTTGGACATCATTCTACCTGGTGTTCAAGACAAG gctAAGCAGTGGCAGAAGGCGGTGGACGTGATCCTGCAGTGGTGCTTCAGTCATAACTTCAGCGTCCGTCTCTACGCGCTGCTGGCCCTCAAGCGGGTCTGGGGCCTGGAGGGGCCCAGGGCCCTGGCCGAGGACACGGCGGGGGGGCCCGGTGGGCTGAGGGGCCTGGCGGCCGTCGTCCAGGCCTGCCTGCAGCAGGCCGAGGCCATGCAGTCCACGGG GAACGCGATGAAGAACTGGACCAGGATACAGGAACATTTCTTCTTTGGGGCCTTTCACCCACTGGAAGACTACAGCATGGAG ACCATATTCCACACCTTCCCTAGCCTGTCAGAGCTGGCGGATGATGAGTGGATTCCCCCCTGGAAGTTTGAGCGGCTGGTGGATTTTGCCCACAGCTCTGTGCTTCCACTGAGGAATCCCACCCAGGACCTGAGCCAGCTGCAGCCTGGGGACTGGATCCAGCAGGACAAAG AcggggagaaggaggagcgCTGGGTGGAGGTGCAGAAGAAGATCACCCCCTGGAGGCTCAGTATCCAGGACCAGGACCCTGAGCTGCAGCTGGTGCCCCAGCAGAGGGCAGCTCGCCTGGGCAAGCTCCACAGCGCCCTCCTGGTGGTTGCATCCCTCATTGATAAGCCCACAAACCTAGGAG GGTTGTGTCGGACGTGCGAGATCTTCGGTGCGAATGCTCTTGTGATGGACAGCCTTCATCACATCAAGGACAGGAACTTCCAGGCCCTGAGTGTGTCAGCTGAGCTGTGGCTCCCTCTACTGGAG GTGAAACCAGGTGAGCTGTCGGACTTCCTGCAGGTGAAGAAAAGGGAGGGGTACTGCATTGTTGGAGTGGAGCAGACAGCCTACAGCCAGAGCCTGCTGGACTACTGCTTCCCCGAGAagagcctgctgctgctggg GAACGAGCGGGAGGGGATTCCGGCGAACTTGCTGCAGCTCCTGGACGTCTGCGTGGAGATCCCACAGCAAGGCATCACACGCTCTCTCAACGTGCACGtgagcgccgccctgctggtgtGGGAGTACACGCGGCAGCACCTGATCCCCGGGGCTCAGCCTGTAGTGACCTCTGActcctga